Within Sorangiineae bacterium MSr11367, the genomic segment TGCTCCTCGGGGTGCCCCGCCAGGCCCTGTGCCTCGGCCAGCGCCCTCATCGTGTCGGTGTTCTCGGGCGAGAGATCCAGCGCTTTCTTGTACAATGCAATCGATCGCGTGCGGTTGCCCATGAGCAGGTAGCTCTGGGCCGCCGCCGACAAAAGCGGCGCGCTGTCCGGGTTCAGCGCCATCATGCGATCGAGCCAGCGCTCGGCGCCCTTGATGTCGCGCTGGGCGATGGCCAGATCGATGCGCCCGCGCACGAAGGAAATGTCGTCGAAGCGAAGCTGCGAGTAGCGCTCTTCCAGCTCGCCCGCTTCCGTGGTGCGCTCCATCTGCCGCAGCGCGCCCACGGCCGCATGCACCACGGCCACGCTGCGCGGCTGCCGCGCGAGCGCCCGCTCGATGAAGGCCGACGCCGTCTCCTTGAGGTTCGCCTCCTCGTACAGCTCGTAGCGCCCGAGGATCGCCTCCACCTCGTCGGGATCCAAGGCCAGCGCCCGGTCGAAATAGGGCACGGAATCGCGCCAATTGGAGCCCGCCCGCGCGTGCCGGGCCCGCGCCAAAAGCACGTCGATCTGGTCCTCGGTCGAAACGCCGCCCTTCTTGGCCAGCGCTTCCGCCTTCTCGATCCAGATGGCCTTCTGGTTGCGATTCTCCACGAGCTCCCCGGCGAGCAGCAGCCGGCGAATCGTAGGCGCCTTTTCGGCCGCCTTGCGCGCCAGATCCCGTGCGCGGCGCTCCGAGGGATCGTCGGACATCGTGAGCTGCAGGTACCGCGCGAAGCCTTCGAGCGCGGCGGGATCGTTGCCCTTGATGAGCCGCTCGAAGCCTTGGATGGCACCTTCCACCCGCGAGGCCTGCTTCTTCCCCAACGTGGCGGCCTCTTTGGCGTGGGCCGGATCGGCATCGGTCACGATGCGCGGATCGGGCTCGCCGCGCTCACCGGCGAGGCGGATGGTCACCATCGGGGCGTCGTCGTCGCCGCAAATCTTGACCAGGAGCCGGTTGTAGCCGCTCGTCATGGTCACGTTGGCGGCGAAGCGGTCGGCATCGATCGAGCGGTACTTCTCGTCGCGCAGCACTTCCTCGCCGTTCCACCACACGCGCATCGCCCCCGCACTGCCCGCCCAGATCGAGATGGGTCGCGAGGCGCCCGCGGCCAATTTTTCGTCCCGCGCGTAGGTGAAGGCGTACGCGCACACGTTCTGCGTCGGCTCGATGAGCCCGCCGAAATCGAGCCAACCGTAGGGTGCGGTCGCCGGCGAAACGCGCCAGCGGACCGGCCGCTCCTTGCCGTCGAAGGTGCGCCCCAGATCCGGGGTGTCCGGCTTCTTTTCCGGCGGTTCGACGCCGAAGTCGCGATCGAGACCGGCCTTGCCCTCATTGTCGAAGGCGCCCGCCACGAGGAAGCGCGACACGTACCCCAGCTTCGCGATCCGGGTGCGCGACCCTTCGAGATCGCCCCGTCGCCGGCGGGCGTAGGCCTCGAGAAGCCCGGCGTACGCGCGCGTGGGCGGCGCGATGGAGGCGTCTTGGGCCACAGCGCGCAGCAACTCCTCGATCTCGCCCGGATCGCCCGCGTTCCACTCTTGCCAGAGCTTGCGCAGCGCCACGTACGCGTGCGGCCCGCGCGCCGAGCGCACCTCTTGGTGCAGGCGGGTCAGTTTCGAGAAGCGCTCGCTCGAGTCCGCCGACGCGTCGCCGGGCACCGCGCACACGAGAAACGCGATCAGCGCGGCGAGAGCAGGCAAAAACACGGTGAGGCGCGAAAAGATCGCCCGGCCGTGGGGGCGATGGGGGCGTGGAAGGGTGGTGGCAGTCACGAAAACTCCGGGTTGAACAGCCGTTGTACTATCGAAAGGACGTCAGTACTAAAGAGCGATCCTATGTTGGCCGGCCTGATCAAGACCATCCGCCCTCACCAATGGGTGAAAAACCTGTTCGTGCTGGCGCCGATGTTCTTCCACAAAGACGTCTTTCTCTCTACCCCTGCGGGCCCCGCGCTGAACTTGTTGGTCACCGGGCGGGCCTTGGCCGCGACCGGGGTTTTCTGCCTTTTGGCCGGCGCGGTCTACACGATCAACGACCTGGCCGACGTGGAGGCCGACCGCATTCACCCGGTCAAGCGCTACCGCCCCATCGCCAGCCGCGAGGTGCCCGAGGCTCTTGCGTGGCTCATGGCCGTCTTGCTGGTGGTGCTCTCGCTGGGCATTGGCTTCTTGCTCCATTGGAAATTCTTCATCTGCGCCGTCATCTACCTCTGCCAAAACATCGCCTACACCTTCAAGCTGAAGTCCATCGCGGTGCTGGACGTGGGCTTCATCTCGTTCGGCTTCGTGCTGCGCGTGCTGGCCGGCGGTTTTGCCACGGATACGCAGGTCAGCACGTACATGATCGCATGCACCGCGCTTCTGGCCCTCTTTTTGGGCTTCGGGAAGCGGCGGCACGAGCTTTCCGGTGAAAATGCGAGCAAGCAGCGCGCAGCCCTCAAGGCCTATTCCCCGATGGGCCTCAACGTCCTTCTGGCCCTCACCGGCGGCGCCACCGTGGTCACGTACATCGCGTACACGATCGATCCGGTGACGTGCGCGTTCTTCAACACGAAGTCGCTCTGGATGACCGCGCCGTTCACCATTTTTGGCATCTTCCGGTTTTTATTCCTGGTTTCTGGCCGAGCGGGGCGCGGGCTCAAGAGCGAAAGTCCGACCCAAGAGATGTTGCGCGACGTCCCCTTCGTGCTGAATTTGTTCCTCTGGGTCGCCATGGTGGTTGCCATCGTTTATCGGCTTCGTCCTTCACTCGGCTGACACATGTCACGCGACGGCTCCCCCCAGGCATTTGTCGAGAAGCCGGGCGCGTGGATTGACCTCGCGCTCACCCTGCCGCTTTTCCTCGCGTACCACGCGGGCGTCGTCTTCCTGAAGATTCAGAACGCGACCGACGTGGTCACCCCCACCCTGGTGCAGCTCGCCGAGGGCAACCGGGGGGTGTACCTCCTCATGACGGCCTCCATCGGCGTGGTGTTCGCCGGCATTTTCGCGTGGCTCGGCCGCGGGCAGGCCTTTCGCACGAGCAAGTTCGCCCAGGTCATCGTCGAAGGTGCGCTCTACGCCATCATGATGCGCGTTGCGGGCTCGTACGTGGTGAGCAACATGTTTGCCCCGCAGGCGAGCCTTTTCGGGCCGCTTTTCGAGGACAAGCGCTTCGTCGGGATGATCACCTCGATGGGCGCGGGCTTTTACGAGGAGCTGGCCTTCCGCGTCGTGCTCTTCGGGCTCGGGGCGAAGGTGCTGGTGAGCCTCTTTGCCAAGCAGAACGTGCAGGTGATGAACCAGCGCGTGGTCGCGGGAACGTCCTCGTTCAAGGCGTTCATCATCATGTTCGTGTGGATGTTCGCGGCCGCAGCGCTCTTCAGCGGGATGCACTACATCGGCGCGCTGGGCGACAAGTTCCAGATGGCGTCGTTCATCTACCGCATGGTGATCGGCGTGGTGCTCACGATCATCTACCTCACACGCGGCTTCTCCACCGCGGTGTGGGCCCACGCGCTCTACGACATCTGGGTGCTCGTGTTCTGATTGCGCGCGAGCGCCAAGGTACAGGTGAGCGCGAGCAGCATGCCGATGGTCGCCGCCACGTAAGGCGAACGCGGGCTGAACGCGCCGTACACGAAGCCGCCGAACGCCGGCCCGAGCACGCGTGCCAGGCTCGCCGCCGATTGGTTCGTGCCCATGATGGCGCCCTGCTCGGTGGCCGAGGCTCGCCGCGACACGTACGACGAGACCGTCGGCTGCGTGATGCCGTTGCCCACGGCGAGGGCGAGGCTCGAGGCGTAGAGCATCCCGCGGCCCACGGTGGGCGCGAACACCAGCCCGAAGAAGGCGATGGCCTGCACGAAGACGCCCACCGGAATGAGCGTGGGCTCCGAGTAGCGCTTGGTGAGCGGCCGCATGAACGCGCCCTGCACGATGGCCGCGGTGACGCCCACGGCCGCGAGGAGCAGGCCGCTCTCCACCTGGTCCATCTTGAAGACGTCCTTGTTGAAGTAGCGGAACGTCTGCTCCATGTTCGTGAACGAGAACACGATCATGAAATTGACCACGATGCCCGCGAGGATGCCGTTGTCGGCAAAGGCGCGGCGGGCAGCATCGAGGTTGAGCGGCGAGAGCGAACGCACCGGCTTCTGCGCGCGGTTTTCCTTGGGGAGCGACTCCACGAGTCCCAGGGCCACCCAGACGAAATTCACCACGCCCAGCGCCGCGGCGGCGAAGCAGGCGACCGCGCCGGTGTGGCCATTGATGGTGATCTTCGCCAGCGCGCCGCCGAAGCCGGGGCCGAGGACGAAGCCGAGGCCGAAGGCCATGCCGATGAGTCCCATGCCGCGCGCCCGGTCCTCGGGCTTGGTGACGTCCGCGATGTACGCGCTGGCCGTGCCCAGGTTGGCGGTGGCGATGCCGCCGAAGATGCGCGCGGCAAAGAGCCAGCCCACGTGCGACCCGTACGCGATCCCCAGCCCGAGCCCCAGCATGGTGAGCGCATTGGCGGCCACGGACCAAACCAGCACGGGGCGTCGGCCGATGCGGTCCGAGAGCCGGCCCCACACCGGCACGAAGAGGAACTGCATCAGCGAATACACCGCGCTGAGGAGGGTTCCGACCAGGGCCGTGGTTTGAAAGTTGTCGCGCGCTTCTTCCGCCAAGAACGGGATGACCAGCCCGAAGCCGAGAAGATCGAGAAAAACCGTCAGAAAGATGGCCCCGAGGGAGGGCCGCCGGGTGCGGGACGAGGATTGCTGCATGAAGACGGGCGGGACTTTGTCACGGACTTCGGCGGGCGTGTACGAAAGCTTCGCGATTTCCTTTCGGGCCGGGCAGGACCGAGTCGCATTGCGCGAGAATCGTGAATCCTGCCGCCTCGATGGCGGCGGCGGCTCCGGCGATGGCTTGTTCGCGCACCGCCTCGTCCCGCACCACGCCCTTGCTTCGTGTCGCTTCCTCCCGACCCACCTCGAACTGCGGTTTGACCAGGGCCACGAGCTCGCCTCCGGGCCGGGTCACCCGGGCGATGGCCTCGGTCAGCCGGTCGATGCCGATGAACGACGCGTCCACCACGGTGAGGTCGACTTCGCCTCCCACGGTCTCGGCCGTCAGCGTGCGCGCATTGGTTCGCTCCATGACGACCACCCGCGGATCGACGCGAAGCTTGTGCGCGAGCTGCCCGTAGCCGACGTCCACCGCGATGACCGTTTTGGCGCCGCGCTGCAGCAGGCAATCGGTGAAGCCCCCGGTGGAGGCCCCGAGATCCAGGCAGCGCCAATCCGTCGGATTGACGCCAAACGCGTCCAGCGCGCCCTCGAGCTTCACCCCGCCGCGCGACACATAAGGATGATCGGCCCCGCGCACGGTCACGGCCGCATCCGCGGCCACCGTGGTTCCGGCCTTGTCGACCCGCTCGTCGCCCACGTAGACCACGCCGGCGAGCACCATGGCCTGCGCGCGGGCCCGGGAGGGCGCAAGGCCCTGGGTCACGAGCAGTTGATCGATGCGGACGCGGGACTTGGCAGGCATGGACGCATTGTCGCGGGCCTCGCGTTTCGGGTCCATCTCGCTTAACTATAAGAAGGAGATGGCAGGGCAGGGGCGCTGGCAGGATCGGTTTTCGTTCGGCGGGCGGCTGCCCTGGGGCGTGGGGCTGCTTCTTTCGCTCACGGTGGTCTGTTCGCTTGCGGTCGCCTTCGGCAGCCGCCACACCGGGCCTCTGTTCGAGCTCGCCTCGCTCGTGCCGGCGGCCGTCTGGCGCGGGGAGGTCTGGCGCCTCCTCACGTGGGCGTTCATCGAGCCCAACCCGCTGTCGTTGCTCTTCACGTGCCTGGGCATCTACTGGTTCGGATCGGATCTCGCGGGGGAGTGGGGCTCGGCGCGGTTCCTCACCGTGCTTGGCGGGATTGCCGTCTCCGCGGCGGTGTTCACGTGCCTCTTGGCGCAAATCGATGCGTCGGTTCTGCCGCAGCACTACCTGGGAAGCTGGGCCTGCAGCTGCGCGATGATCGTCGCTTGGGGCCTTTGGTTTCCCGATCGGGTCGTCCGCATCTACTTCATTCTTCCCATTCGGGGCCTCTGGCTCGCCTGGCTCACCGTGGGCTTGACCGTGGTGTATGCGATTTACGCGGGCTGGGAGCGCTACCTTCCGGAGCTGCTCGCCGAAGGGTCGATGCTGGCGTGGATCTACCGCCGCACGTTGAGCGCGCGCTGGGCCAAAGCGCGTCGTCCGGCGGCGCGCCCGAAGCCGGTTCCAGCGAAGAAGCGTTCCGCCAAGGGCGTCTCGTACTTGCGCGTGGTCGAACCACACGATGACGACGATCCGCCGCCCATGTCGCCCGAGTTGGAGAAGCGCGTTCAGGACCTGCTGCGTGGCACGAAACGCGACGACTGACGCAAAAGTCGACCAACGGTCGACCGGTGTTGTAGCCGCTTCACAGAAGCGAATTTGAGTCAGTGAAAGACGCACGCAGGGCGGCTCATTTTTGCGTCGCTCGCGCGGTGCAAACGGGGATACGCAACGTGGCGTAACCCTTGCGATGCACCTCGGCGTGCGGGCTCTCTGGCTTACGCTTGTCTTGCTTTGCTTCTTCATCGTGCCGCGGTCGGCGGGTGCCGTCGGTCTGGTGCTTCACGGCGACGTTGCCCAGGCAACCGAAGTCACGCAGGTGCGCATCGCCGTTGCGCCCACGGCCGCGGGCACGGTGCGGTGGTACTCCCTCTCGACGGCGCAAACGCCGCCGCTGGTGTGGGTCATTCCCACCGGGAAAACTGCGGCGGTCGACGCGGTCTCCCACGCATGGCTCGAAGCGCTGGACGACGCCTCCGCGGTGCGGGTGATGTCGTCGTGCGGAGGCACCGCCGTGGAGACGCATCGGAGTGTGCAGGTCGGACCGAGCCCGTTCGCGCCCCAGATGGATAGGATGACATCGCCCGCGGAGCTGGACACGAAGCTCGGCCAGCCGGATTTGCCCGACGACGTGCGGAGCGATCTCGTGGCGCGCCTGGCGACGCAAGACCTCGTCGTGGTGCGCACGAACGGGCCGCATACGCCGGTGATTCGCGTCGTCGACGCGGAAGCGGGCATGCCCATTCCCCTGTCGCTTCTCCGCTCGCCGCGCAACGTCGAGGTGACGGCGTTCGTCGTGGCGCAGACGCCGTCGATGCTTGGAACGAGGATCGGATGGCCCTCGTCGATTCACTGGTTCGGCGATCGCTCGGATTACCTGTTGAAGCGCGACGCTGCGCTTGCCGGTGCCGCGGCCGGGGCCTTTGTCGTCGAATCGTCGCCCGAGGGCGGCTTCGTGCGCGAGCGCCGGGCGGGAACGAACGTCGTCCCCTCCGCGACGGTGGCGTACCTCGAGCTGGCCGCGCGCTACGGCGGCAGGGCCGACGACTTGGAGCTCGCGCTCGCGCAGCGCGCGCCGGAGTCGCTGCGCATCACGCGGCTCGAGGGGCGCATCCCGGCCCACGGCGCCTCGCCGGACCTGAGCGTCACGGCGTTGAGTTCCCCGGCGCCGGATCAGGTCGTCCTGGCGCAGGCGACGTGCAGCAGCTCGCCCGGTGGCGGCTCGTCCCCCACGCCGAGCGGGAACGACTCGTACGAGAGCGCGGGCTGCAGCGGATCGAGCACGGGGAGCTCCTCGCGTCCGTCCAATTCGTCCAGCGGCAGTTCGGAAAGCTGCAGCCGCGACACCACCGACTCGAGCAGCTCGCGCGAGGAGGACTCCGAGTCCTGCAGCAGCGACACCACCGACTCGGGTGGCTCGGACGATGACTCCCGCAGCGACGACGGCGAAGGCTGTGGAGCCGACGACGACGGCAGCACCTCGGACAGCGAGGAGGATCAGTGCAGCACCTCGGGCGCGAAGCGGCGCACGTGGAAAGGCCGCAGCCCGCTCTCACGCGGCGTTCTTGCCCTCGCGATGCTCGTGCTCCCCCTGCGCCGCCTCGGCCGCCGCAAGCCCGCCCGTCCCTAAGGTAACGGGTTGACTGAACGTGCCAGGTATCCAATGACCCAATGCGTGAACCGCGGCAGCGGAACGAAACCGGCGGGACCGGCGCGATGCCTGGTCCAGAAAGGCAGGATCGCCATATCTCTGGCGACCCTGCCGTTGGGGACGGACTAAGGCGCCGGCCTCGCCGAGATTGTCCCGCTGCCGCGGCGCGCCTGAAAACGATCCGCGAGTCCGCCACCATCCATCGACTTTTGCGCTAAGGGATCGCCGCCTCAGGGTGCAGCCCGCGGGCGAAGACGGCGAGCGCCTCCGCGATGCGCGGCCCGGGCCGGAGCACGCTTTCGTCGGCGATGGCCACCACGCGCCCCGACTTCACCGCGCGGAGTTCCCGCCACCCCGGCGCCTCGCGGTGGATCCGCTGCGCGCCGTGCGCTTCGGCGATGGCGGCGTTCACCACGACGTCGGGGTCGAGCGCGAAGATCTGCTCCATCCCCACGGTGGGGTACAGGCTGCCCTCGCGCACCGCGTTGGTGCCACCCGCGCGCTCGATCATCTCGTTGGCAAAGCTATGCGGCCCGGCCACCACCACCGGCTCGAGCCCGAAGACGAGGAGCACGCGCCACCGCGGTCGCCCGGCCACCGCGGCCTGCACTTCAGCTTCGCGCGCGTGCAACTTCGTCACCACCGCGCCCGCCTCCGCCGCATGCCCCGTGCGCGCGCCCAGCCCGAGCAGCAACGCGTCAATCTGCGCGAACGACTCGTTCTCCGGAAAATAGCCCTCGGTGCCGAACGCCGCCAGCCGATCCAGAAGCTGCGGCCCCGCCGGCCCCCGCCCACCGACGACCAGATCGGGCTTCAGCGCCAAGATGGCCTCGAAGTTTGGATCCGCGAAGCCTCCGACCTGCGGCAAGCTCAGAGCCTCCGCCGGAAAATCGCAATAGCGCGAGCGTCCCACCACGACGTCCTTGGCGCCGATCGCAAAGAGCGACTCGGTCGTCGACGGCGACAGTGATACGACCCGTTTGGCGATGCGCACGCCAGCCTCACCGCCCGACGCACTGGACGTACCCGACGGGCGCCGCGAGCATCCCAGCGCCAACACCAGCAGCAGCAACCAACCGGCAACGAAACGAGGCATCGGGCCATGGCTCCAGAAGGAGAGGACGGAAACGGGCACAAAGCGTGAAAGGAACTTGCCCATCGCCGCTGATCCGGGAATTTTGTCAATGGCAACCGCTCGCTCTATGATTTCGAACCGTTGACCCCGCACGAATTCGAAGAGATCTCGCTCGTCATCGACGTCATTCGGAGCGAAACCAAAGCTCCGGAGGGCTGCTTTGCGAACGCGATACGCCGGTATGTCCAAGGGCTGAACTGGCCGCCGACGTTCTACGCAAACCCCGCGTACCGCGCCGAATTGCGTGTGCTTCTGCGCGCCCTGCAACTCAAGCCGCGCGAGCGGGAGGACGTCGTTGCGCAAAGCGTTGCGCTGCTCGAGCTCATCTCGAGCCCCCACGCCGAGGCGCGCATCACCTGGCGTCAGGCCTTCACCGGCGAGGCGGGCGGCGGTGGCCTCTACCCACCGTCCGCGCCCGAAGGAAACGAGGACGAGTTCAACCGGCGCGAAAAGATCCTCTCGCGCCGCTGGGCCACGCACCATCTGCTCACCCGCGGGCGTGACGCCGGCGAAACGTCGATCGACGTCTTCCTTCAATCCGAGTTTGCCCAGGCCCTCGGTGCCCGGGTCGAAGCGTTTTACGGCAAGCCGCGCCCCAAGGACGGCTCCATCGACGAGCACGAGCCCATCTTCGCCGAGCACCGCCACTGGGCGCTCAAGCCGTCGTTCCGCCTTACCTCCCTCATCTCCATGGCGTGGGAAGAATCGTGGCACTTCAACTCGGTGACGCCGAAGCACGACAGCCGCCCGGGCGAGTTCACCTGGACGCCGCTCGACGAGGCGACCACGATTCGCTACTGCGAAAGCGCCATCATCAAGGCGCGGTACGTCTACGCCACCGGGCGGGATGCCGCGGTCGTGTACGAGCGCCTGCGCGATCTCGACGTGTTTCAGCCCTCCGAGCTCGTGGCCCTGGCCCGCGCGGAGGCGGATCCGGCCACCCGCCGGTTGCACATCTTGAAGATGGGCCTTTCGGCCACACCGCGCGGTGTGCTGGTGCGCGAGAACCGCACGCCCGAGCCCGACGTGCTCGCCTTCCTCGCCGACACGATGGGTGCACCCGAGCCGGAGTTGCGCGACGCCGCCGTGACGGCGGCCAATTTCCTCAAGTGGGATATGCTTGCGCTGGCCATGGAGGCCATCGTCGAAGGCGACGAGGTGTCCGAGCTGCGCACGCTCGCGGCGCGCACCTTGCGCGAAATCCGCCGCTACGCGAACTCCAGCGAGGGGTAGACTCACGGGCCTCCTTGAAAGGGGGTCTTCATGAACGAGCGTGCGCTGCTCTTCGTTTGG encodes:
- a CDS encoding rhomboid family intramembrane serine protease; this encodes MAGQGRWQDRFSFGGRLPWGVGLLLSLTVVCSLAVAFGSRHTGPLFELASLVPAAVWRGEVWRLLTWAFIEPNPLSLLFTCLGIYWFGSDLAGEWGSARFLTVLGGIAVSAAVFTCLLAQIDASVLPQHYLGSWACSCAMIVAWGLWFPDRVVRIYFILPIRGLWLAWLTVGLTVVYAIYAGWERYLPELLAEGSMLAWIYRRTLSARWAKARRPAARPKPVPAKKRSAKGVSYLRVVEPHDDDDPPPMSPELEKRVQDLLRGTKRDD
- a CDS encoding TlyA family RNA methyltransferase, which codes for MDPKREARDNASMPAKSRVRIDQLLVTQGLAPSRARAQAMVLAGVVYVGDERVDKAGTTVAADAAVTVRGADHPYVSRGGVKLEGALDAFGVNPTDWRCLDLGASTGGFTDCLLQRGAKTVIAVDVGYGQLAHKLRVDPRVVVMERTNARTLTAETVGGEVDLTVVDASFIGIDRLTEAIARVTRPGGELVALVKPQFEVGREEATRSKGVVRDEAVREQAIAGAAAAIEAAGFTILAQCDSVLPGPKGNREAFVHARRSP
- a CDS encoding CPBP family glutamic-type intramembrane protease; translation: MSRDGSPQAFVEKPGAWIDLALTLPLFLAYHAGVVFLKIQNATDVVTPTLVQLAEGNRGVYLLMTASIGVVFAGIFAWLGRGQAFRTSKFAQVIVEGALYAIMMRVAGSYVVSNMFAPQASLFGPLFEDKRFVGMITSMGAGFYEELAFRVVLFGLGAKVLVSLFAKQNVQVMNQRVVAGTSSFKAFIIMFVWMFAAAALFSGMHYIGALGDKFQMASFIYRMVIGVVLTIIYLTRGFSTAVWAHALYDIWVLVF
- a CDS encoding MFS transporter; this encodes MQQSSSRTRRPSLGAIFLTVFLDLLGFGLVIPFLAEEARDNFQTTALVGTLLSAVYSLMQFLFVPVWGRLSDRIGRRPVLVWSVAANALTMLGLGLGIAYGSHVGWLFAARIFGGIATANLGTASAYIADVTKPEDRARGMGLIGMAFGLGFVLGPGFGGALAKITINGHTGAVACFAAAALGVVNFVWVALGLVESLPKENRAQKPVRSLSPLNLDAARRAFADNGILAGIVVNFMIVFSFTNMEQTFRYFNKDVFKMDQVESGLLLAAVGVTAAIVQGAFMRPLTKRYSEPTLIPVGVFVQAIAFFGLVFAPTVGRGMLYASSLALAVGNGITQPTVSSYVSRRASATEQGAIMGTNQSAASLARVLGPAFGGFVYGAFSPRSPYVAATIGMLLALTCTLALARNQNTSTQMS
- a CDS encoding helical backbone metal receptor; protein product: MPRFVAGWLLLLVLALGCSRRPSGTSSASGGEAGVRIAKRVVSLSPSTTESLFAIGAKDVVVGRSRYCDFPAEALSLPQVGGFADPNFEAILALKPDLVVGGRGPAGPQLLDRLAAFGTEGYFPENESFAQIDALLLGLGARTGHAAEAGAVVTKLHAREAEVQAAVAGRPRWRVLLVFGLEPVVVAGPHSFANEMIERAGGTNAVREGSLYPTVGMEQIFALDPDVVVNAAIAEAHGAQRIHREAPGWRELRAVKSGRVVAIADESVLRPGPRIAEALAVFARGLHPEAAIP
- a CDS encoding UbiA prenyltransferase family protein yields the protein MLAGLIKTIRPHQWVKNLFVLAPMFFHKDVFLSTPAGPALNLLVTGRALAATGVFCLLAGAVYTINDLADVEADRIHPVKRYRPIASREVPEALAWLMAVLLVVLSLGIGFLLHWKFFICAVIYLCQNIAYTFKLKSIAVLDVGFISFGFVLRVLAGGFATDTQVSTYMIACTALLALFLGFGKRRHELSGENASKQRAALKAYSPMGLNVLLALTGGATVVTYIAYTIDPVTCAFFNTKSLWMTAPFTIFGIFRFLFLVSGRAGRGLKSESPTQEMLRDVPFVLNLFLWVAMVVAIVYRLRPSLG